The nucleotide sequence TGCGGGTCGAGCCGCACCATGTCGAGGTAATCGTCCATCTTGCGATCCGCTTCGGCGAAGATGCGGCGCAGCACGGACGGAATGGTGACGATGGTGGGTCCCATGTCGAAGCGGAAACCGGCGCCTTCGAGCTGCGCGGCCTTGCCGCCAAGCCATTCGTTGCGTTCGAAGAGGACGACCTTGTAGCCGCGGGCGGCGAGCGTGCAGGCCGACGCGAGTCCGGCGAGTCCGGCGCCGATGACGCCAATGCGTTCTTGAGGGGAGTTTTTCATAGAGTCGATTGTTTGGATTTTTTGCTGCGGCGGGAAAGTGATTGGCAAA is from Verrucomicrobiota bacterium and encodes:
- a CDS encoding FAD-dependent oxidoreductase, which translates into the protein MKNSPQERIGVIGAGLAGLASACTLAARGYKVVLFERNEWLGGKAAQLEGAGFRFDMGPTIVTIPSVLRRIFAEADRKMDDYLDMVRLDP